One region of Gossypium raimondii isolate GPD5lz chromosome 6, ASM2569854v1, whole genome shotgun sequence genomic DNA includes:
- the LOC105774771 gene encoding stellacyanin: MGRKSSMAMAAVFVVLASTLTTYASTTYTVGDSTGWQVPTSNSNLYDDWADNKTFVVGDDLLFKFITGEHDVAEVTEPGYDACTNTDTISTDNKGPVKITLKRTGDYYFICTYPGHCPAGQKLKVQVRSETGDTTPGVLSPPRNVASSLVVTISPVFVSIATFVLLC, from the exons ATGGGTAGGAAAAGCAGCATGGCCATGGCTGCAGTTTTTGTAGTTTTGGCTTCAACCCTAACCACATATGCTTCTACAACTTACACTGTAGGAGACTCCACTGGTTGGCAAGTCCCTACCAGTAATTCTAATTTATACGATGACTGGGCTGACAATAAAACCTTCGTCGTCGGGGATGATCTCT TGTTCAAATTTATTACTGGGGAACATGATGTTGCAGAGGTGACTGAACCTGGTTACGACGCCTGTACCAACACCGACACCATCTCAACTGACAACAAAGGACCCGTAAAAATTACGCTTAAAAGGACTGGTGACTACTACTTCATTTGCACTTACCCTGGTCATTGTCCCGCCGGCCAAAAGCTTAAGGTCCAAGTCCGAAGTGAAACCGGTGACACTACGCCTGGAGTTCTTAGTCCTCCCCGCAACGTAGCTTCTTCCCTTGTTGTCACCATCTCTCCCGTCTTTGTTTCCATTGCTACCTTTGTTTTGTTGTGCTGA